The Gemmatimonadota bacterium nucleotide sequence TGGAATTTCGCCCTGCTGTCGCCGGTATGGAGGAACGCCCCGGAGGACGTGGACAACCTCTTCCTGTACGTTATCGTTACGCGAATCGACGGGGCGCCGGAGCAACCCATCTACGATGCGTATACGGACCGATTTACACCCAAGGACAGGCGACGCCTCAGAAGGCTCATTTCCCTTAAGGAATCCATCGGGACGTTCGAGCCCGAACCTGAGGCGGAGCCCGAGGAGACCTCCCTCCGGAACTGATGCCACGGAAACCCGGCATCATTCCTTTGAAACGGCTTCTATCTTCACTGCCGACGGCTTCTAGCTCCACCGCCGTCTCATTCTACTTCATCCCTGACCGCCCGCCCCATCCGCCGGACCGATATACCGGTCCACCGTATCGGCGAAGATCAGGAACTGCGGATTGCTTCGGTGGGTCTGCCGCAGGGCCTGCACCGTGCGGCCTTCCGGCCCCTCTTCGTGAACGCCCCGGCAGTACGCCTCCATTAACGAAGATTCCAGCGGCTGCCGCGAGTCGTGGAAGCTGTCCGCGAAGAAGCCGAAAATCATGCCCACGATACCGATGCCCACCATCATCATCAGGACGGTAGCCCCCTGTCCAAGGGGGGTGACCGGGTACTTGTCCCCGTACCCCACGGTGGTGGAGGTCACCACGGCCCACCAGATGCTGTCGCCGTATACACTGAACACCTCCGGCTGGGCGCGGCGTTCCACCTCGTAGATCACGGTGGAACTGATCATCAGGTACATGATCGTGATGAGGAAAATCGGCACGACCCGGATCCGATTGGTGTACATGGATCGGGCGAACTCCGCCAGCTTGGGGCTGTACCGGAACATCTTGAGCAGCCGGAGCGTCCGCGCGCCGCGGACCAGGCCGAGTTGCTCCTGGGTCAGTCCGGGATAGAATCCGATCCAGAAGGGCAGGATGCTGACCAGGTCGATCAGCCCGAGGGAACTGAACAGGTACTTGCCCTTGCGCGGCGCAAGCTTGATGCGCAGCGCGTATTCCAGGGTGAAGAACCCGGCGATGACCCGTTCGATCCAGATGAAACCGGCCCAGGCGCCTTCATCCAGGCTGCTGCGCGTCTGCGTGTATTGCAACTCGATGAAGTAGAGGATCATGTTGACGGCCAGCACGTAGGGACCGAAGCGGTGTACGGCCGCAAGGAGGTTGGAAAGGATTCCCGGCATGGTTTGCCTCCTGGGCGAATGTGTTGGGCTTATCCTTGATGCGTTGGTTTGTCCTGATTGTGTTGGGGTTAATCTGTTTGATCGCGTTGCTGAGATCGTGTGACCAATTCAGGGTTACTGTCCCATATGAGAAAGGCCCACCGTCCGCCTTTCGCATCGGGTGAG carries:
- a CDS encoding ion transporter, producing MPGILSNLLAAVHRFGPYVLAVNMILYFIELQYTQTRSSLDEGAWAGFIWIERVIAGFFTLEYALRIKLAPRKGKYLFSSLGLIDLVSILPFWIGFYPGLTQEQLGLVRGARTLRLLKMFRYSPKLAEFARSMYTNRIRVVPIFLITIMYLMISSTVIYEVERRAQPEVFSVYGDSIWWAVVTSTTVGYGDKYPVTPLGQGATVLMMMVGIGIVGMIFGFFADSFHDSRQPLESSLMEAYCRGVHEEGPEGRTVQALRQTHRSNPQFLIFADTVDRYIGPADGAGGQG